One Thiocapsa bogorovii DNA segment encodes these proteins:
- a CDS encoding nickel-dependent hydrogenase large subunit: MSERIVVDPVTRIEGHLRIEAQMDGENIAQAYSSGTSVRGLETILKGRDPRDAWAFAQRICGVCTLVHGIASVRSVEDALKIELPPNAQLIRNLMISSQFVHDHVMHFYHLHALDWVDVVSALSADPKATSDLAQSISSWPKSSPGYFADTQKRIKTFVESGQLGIFANGYWGHPAYKLPPEANLMAVAHYLEALAWQRDVARLHAIFGGKNPHPNFVVGGVPSPIDIDSDSAINAKRLAEVQQILQSMQTFVDQVYVPDTLAIASFYKDWGERGEGLGNFMSYGDLPATGTMDPAQFLFPRGVILNRDLSTIHEIDLHDAGQIQEYVAHSWYEYSGGNDQGLHPYDGETNLEYDARGGVKPPYTQLDVNDGYSWMKAPRWKGHAMEVGPLARVLLLYASGHEQTKELVEMTLTTLDLPVRALYSTLGRTAARTLETKILTDTAQDWYNQLIANIKAGDSRTFNETLWEPSSWPAEARGAGYMEAPRGALGHWIVIKDRKIANYQAVVPSTWNAGPRDPSDQPGAYEAALQDNHQLVDVKQPIEILRTIHSFDPCIACAVHLTDPETGEQMEIKIT; the protein is encoded by the coding sequence ATGAGCGAACGCATCGTCGTCGATCCCGTCACCCGTATCGAGGGCCATCTGCGCATCGAGGCCCAGATGGACGGGGAGAATATCGCCCAAGCCTACAGCTCCGGGACGTCGGTCCGCGGCCTGGAAACCATCCTCAAGGGCCGCGACCCGCGCGATGCCTGGGCCTTCGCCCAGCGCATCTGCGGCGTCTGCACCCTGGTCCATGGCATCGCCTCCGTGCGCAGCGTGGAGGACGCACTCAAGATCGAGCTGCCGCCCAACGCCCAGCTGATCCGAAACCTCATGATCAGCTCGCAGTTCGTGCACGATCATGTGATGCACTTCTATCACCTGCACGCGCTCGACTGGGTCGACGTGGTCAGCGCGCTGAGCGCGGATCCGAAGGCGACCTCGGATCTGGCCCAGTCCATCAGCAGTTGGCCCAAATCCTCGCCCGGCTACTTCGCGGACACCCAGAAGCGCATCAAGACCTTCGTGGAATCCGGCCAGCTCGGCATCTTCGCCAACGGCTACTGGGGCCATCCCGCCTACAAGCTGCCGCCCGAGGCCAACCTCATGGCGGTCGCCCATTATCTCGAGGCGCTGGCCTGGCAGCGTGATGTCGCACGGCTGCACGCCATCTTCGGCGGCAAGAATCCGCATCCGAACTTCGTCGTCGGCGGCGTGCCCTCCCCGATCGACATCGACTCGGATTCGGCCATCAACGCCAAACGGCTGGCCGAGGTGCAGCAGATCCTGCAATCCATGCAGACCTTCGTCGATCAGGTCTATGTCCCGGACACGCTGGCGATCGCGAGCTTCTACAAGGATTGGGGCGAGCGCGGCGAGGGCCTGGGCAACTTCATGAGCTACGGCGACCTGCCGGCCACCGGGACCATGGATCCGGCGCAGTTCCTGTTCCCGCGCGGTGTCATCCTCAATCGCGATCTGAGCACCATCCACGAGATCGACCTGCACGACGCCGGTCAGATCCAGGAATACGTCGCCCACTCCTGGTACGAGTATTCGGGCGGAAACGACCAGGGGCTCCACCCCTACGACGGCGAAACCAACCTGGAATACGACGCCCGCGGCGGCGTGAAACCGCCCTATACGCAACTCGACGTGAACGACGGCTATTCCTGGATGAAGGCGCCGCGCTGGAAGGGTCACGCCATGGAAGTCGGCCCGCTCGCCCGCGTGCTCCTGCTCTACGCCAGCGGCCACGAGCAGACCAAAGAGCTGGTCGAGATGACCCTCACCACGCTGGACCTGCCCGTGCGCGCCCTCTACTCGACGCTCGGACGCACGGCGGCCCGGACCTTGGAGACGAAGATCCTGACCGACACCGCACAGGACTGGTACAACCAACTGATCGCCAACATCAAGGCCGGCGACAGCCGCACCTTCAACGAGACCCTTTGGGAGCCGTCGAGCTGGCCCGCGGAGGCCCGCGGCGCCGGTTACATGGAGGCCCCGCGGGGCGCGCTCGGTCACTGGATCGTGATCAAGGACCGCAAGATCGCCAACTACCAGGCAGTCGTTCCCTCGACCTGGAACGCCGGCCCACGGGACCCGAGCGATCAACCCGGCGCCTACGAGGCCGCTCTGCAGGACAACCACCAGCTGGTGGACGTCAAGCAGCCGATCGAGATCCTGCGCACCATCCACTCCTTCGACCCCTGCATCGCCTGCGCGGTGCATCTGACCGATCCGGAAACGGGGGAGCAGATGGAGATCAAGATCACCTAA